Proteins from one Gimesia maris genomic window:
- a CDS encoding FHA domain-containing protein: MLGELNPCGGGDPIPLLSEVLLIGRRSKCDITLQFPNISSHHCQLEFLNGYWRVRDMNSRNGIKVNGDRCDMKWLLPGDKLSIAKHDYEINYTPQSDEPPPEEENPFEMSLMEKAGLVKREKRPERPLAPSAKKPAKIELPEDESQMTDDELGLKFLIDGDDEQDDSA, from the coding sequence ATGTTAGGTGAACTGAACCCGTGTGGAGGCGGCGACCCGATTCCGCTGCTGTCTGAAGTGTTATTGATTGGCCGCCGCAGTAAATGCGATATCACGCTGCAGTTTCCCAATATCTCATCGCATCACTGCCAGCTGGAATTCCTTAATGGCTACTGGCGCGTCCGTGATATGAACAGTCGCAACGGGATCAAAGTGAACGGCGACCGCTGTGATATGAAGTGGCTGCTGCCAGGAGATAAGCTCTCGATTGCCAAACACGATTATGAAATCAACTATACACCCCAGTCCGATGAACCGCCGCCGGAAGAAGAGAACCCGTTCGAAATGAGCCTGATGGAAAAAGCGGGACTTGTCAAACGGGAAAAACGTCCGGAACGCCCGCTGGCACCATCGGCAAAGAAGCCTGCCAAGATCGAGCTTCCGGAAGACGAATCTCAGATGACCGATGATGAACTCGGTTTGAAGTTTCTCATTG